From Micromonospora echinospora, one genomic window encodes:
- a CDS encoding DUF1905 domain-containing protein — protein sequence MELEFSGEVRYWRGPAPYHFVGVPAEESAALKAASAAVTYGWGMIPVAARVGATRWTTSLFPKDGRYLVPLRDAVRHAEGIAPGEVVTVHLTVGG from the coding sequence ATGGAGCTGGAGTTCAGCGGCGAGGTGCGGTACTGGCGCGGCCCGGCACCCTACCACTTCGTCGGCGTGCCGGCAGAGGAGAGCGCCGCATTGAAGGCCGCCTCGGCGGCGGTGACCTACGGCTGGGGGATGATCCCGGTGGCCGCGCGGGTCGGCGCCACCCGGTGGACGACCTCGCTGTTCCCGAAGGACGGCCGGTACCTCGTGCCGCTGCGGGACGCGGTGCGCCACGCGGAGGGGATCGCGCCGGGCGAGGTGGTCACCGTGCACCTCACCGTCGGCGGCTGA
- a CDS encoding dihydrolipoamide acetyltransferase family protein, with amino-acid sequence MTTVDGTRVFLLPDLGEGLTEAEIVQWRVAVGDEVTVDQTVVEVETAKAVVDVPCPYAGRVVALHGAAGEVRPVGQPLITVAPLDAGPAEPAGHATYREEERAGSGNVLIGYGTGHGPGRRRRRPRPTVAPEPVTTRPTVASEASSARTTPAVAVANGTGGSDRGGLGTGTGSPVISPIVRRLARDHGIDATTLRGTGPGGVVRRADVEAALAAAATPPVIATAGSHPAPVPAAEDLVIPLTGVRKVIADKLSRSRREIPEVTIWVDVDATGLLETRAAINAANPDRPVSILALMARICLSGLRRFPQLNARVDGEAQRIVQSAGVHLGIAAQTDRGLVVPVLRDAQRLTTAQLAAALTETTAAARAGTLPPARLTGGTFTLNNYGVFGVDGSTPIINHPEAALLGIGRIVDKPWVVDGQLAVRKVTQLSLTFDHRVCDGGVAGGFLRHVADCVERPAVLIANV; translated from the coding sequence ATGACCACGGTGGACGGAACCCGGGTGTTCCTCCTGCCCGACCTGGGGGAGGGACTCACCGAGGCGGAGATCGTGCAGTGGCGGGTCGCCGTCGGCGACGAGGTGACGGTGGACCAGACCGTGGTCGAGGTGGAGACCGCCAAGGCGGTCGTGGACGTGCCCTGCCCGTACGCCGGTCGGGTGGTCGCCCTGCACGGCGCGGCGGGGGAGGTCCGACCGGTCGGCCAGCCGCTGATCACCGTGGCGCCGCTGGACGCGGGCCCGGCCGAGCCGGCCGGCCACGCCACCTACCGGGAGGAGGAACGCGCCGGGTCGGGCAACGTGCTGATCGGGTACGGCACCGGGCACGGCCCCGGCCGGCGGCGTCGCCGCCCCCGGCCGACGGTGGCCCCGGAGCCGGTTACCACCCGACCGACGGTGGCTTCGGAGGCGTCGTCCGCCCGGACGACCCCCGCCGTGGCGGTCGCGAACGGCACCGGTGGCTCCGACCGGGGCGGGCTCGGAACGGGTACCGGCTCTCCGGTCATCTCGCCGATCGTCCGGCGGCTGGCCCGGGACCACGGCATCGACGCCACCACCCTGCGCGGCACCGGCCCCGGAGGTGTGGTCCGGCGGGCCGACGTGGAGGCCGCGCTCGCCGCGGCGGCCACCCCGCCGGTAATTGCGACGGCGGGGTCCCACCCGGCCCCGGTTCCCGCCGCCGAGGACCTGGTCATCCCGCTGACCGGGGTCCGCAAGGTCATCGCCGACAAGCTCTCCCGCAGCCGGCGGGAGATCCCCGAGGTCACCATCTGGGTCGACGTCGACGCCACCGGCCTGCTGGAGACCCGGGCGGCGATCAACGCCGCCAACCCGGACCGGCCGGTCAGCATCCTGGCCCTGATGGCCCGGATCTGCCTGTCCGGGCTGCGCCGGTTCCCGCAGCTCAACGCCCGGGTGGACGGCGAGGCGCAACGGATCGTCCAGTCGGCCGGGGTGCACCTGGGGATCGCCGCGCAGACCGACCGGGGGCTCGTCGTCCCGGTGCTGCGGGACGCCCAGCGACTCACCACCGCCCAACTCGCCGCCGCGCTGACCGAGACCACCGCGGCGGCCCGCGCCGGCACCCTCCCGCCGGCCCGGCTCACCGGAGGCACCTTCACCCTGAACAACTACGGGGTGTTCGGCGTCGACGGCTCCACCCCGATCATCAACCATCCGGAGGCGGCGCTGCTCGGGATCGGCCGGATCGTGGACAAGCCCTGGGTGGTCGACGGGCAGCTCGCGGTCCGCAAGGTCACCCAGCTCAGCCTGACCTTCGACCACCGGGTCTGCGACGGGGGCGTGGCCGGTGGCTTCCTGCGGCACGTCGCCGACTGCGTCGAACGGCCCGCCGTGCTGATCGCCAACGTCTGA
- a CDS encoding anti-sigma factor antagonist (This anti-anti-sigma factor, or anti-sigma factor antagonist, belongs to a family that includes characterized members SpoIIAA, RsbV, RsfA, and RsfB.): MRQRSDRLEVEVSIGDRVVDVRVAGEIDIATVAQFRSVLWAQPPRPLLRLDLSAVPVFSAAAIRTLVAAHLGVRARGGELVLVDPHPMILRVLHGTGLHRVIPVEDAPRLTLPAGRPPAEALRTSRPDQHADVPASTPPGDAVPFAAGPVRRSWAATDASRSRVPADRRSSPVGRTRPVPPYRPLAAV, translated from the coding sequence ATGAGGCAGCGCAGCGACCGGCTCGAGGTCGAGGTCAGCATCGGTGACCGGGTGGTCGACGTGCGGGTGGCCGGCGAGATAGACATCGCCACGGTGGCCCAGTTCCGGTCGGTGCTCTGGGCCCAGCCGCCCCGGCCGCTGCTGCGACTCGACCTCTCCGCCGTGCCGGTCTTCTCGGCTGCCGCGATCCGCACTCTGGTCGCCGCCCACCTGGGCGTCCGGGCCCGGGGCGGGGAGCTGGTGCTGGTCGACCCGCACCCGATGATCCTGCGGGTGCTCCACGGCACCGGCCTGCACCGGGTCATCCCGGTGGAGGACGCGCCGCGACTCACCTTGCCCGCCGGACGGCCCCCGGCGGAGGCCCTGCGCACGTCCCGGCCGGACCAGCACGCCGACGTGCCGGCGTCCACCCCGCCCGGCGACGCGGTGCCCTTCGCCGCCGGTCCGGTGCGGCGGTCGTGGGCGGCCACCGACGCGTCCCGCTCCCGGGTGCCGGCCGACCGGCGCTCGTCGCCGGTGGGCCGGACGCGCCCGGTCCCGCCCTACCGGCCTCTCGCAGCGGTCTGA
- a CDS encoding L,D-transpeptidase: MEWRRRIRLSAVTMTATALALGGCTAERASEKKEAAARVPLDLAVTPADRTRDVPISAEVGIAVRGGKVKEVRIRDDKGTQVRAEPREDGSAWVPAAPLAHRRTYTAEVTASNDAGETATRSTTFTTAAKSNAPAITSTLYFAGNRTYGTAMPVTVAFDPPIPKEARDEVQRRLFVRTDPPQPGTWSWLEDGSQVYYRAPDFWRPGTSISVRSALEGLPIGRDRVGDADRRATSQIGRQVALEIDNATKQMSVFQDGRLLRRIPVSLGKPSTPSSSGRMVIMEKHERTTFDTRGEPNGGYVVDVDDAQRYTWGGEFIHSAPWSEGDQGNTNVSHGCANVSASAADWLMGITQVGDLITVKGTEVPLQPGNGWTAWNVSWEEFVKGSALPVPGNLRPAPTGSPAAPAAGATPGPASTGSGG, translated from the coding sequence ATGGAGTGGAGGCGGCGGATCAGACTGTCCGCGGTGACCATGACGGCGACCGCGTTGGCACTCGGCGGGTGCACGGCGGAGCGGGCGTCGGAGAAGAAGGAGGCGGCGGCCCGGGTGCCGTTGGACCTGGCCGTGACGCCCGCCGACCGGACCCGGGACGTACCGATCAGCGCCGAGGTCGGCATCGCGGTCCGTGGGGGCAAGGTCAAGGAGGTCCGGATCCGGGACGACAAGGGGACGCAGGTCCGCGCCGAGCCCCGTGAGGACGGTTCGGCCTGGGTGCCGGCCGCGCCGCTGGCGCACCGCCGGACGTACACCGCCGAGGTGACCGCGAGCAATGACGCGGGCGAGACCGCCACGCGCAGCACGACCTTCACCACCGCCGCGAAATCGAACGCCCCGGCAATTACCAGCACGCTCTACTTCGCCGGAAACCGGACGTACGGAACCGCGATGCCGGTAACCGTGGCGTTCGACCCGCCTATTCCGAAAGAGGCCAGAGACGAGGTCCAGCGCCGGTTGTTCGTCCGGACCGACCCGCCGCAGCCGGGCACCTGGTCGTGGCTGGAGGACGGCAGCCAGGTCTACTACCGGGCACCGGACTTCTGGCGGCCGGGCACCAGCATCAGCGTCCGTTCCGCTCTGGAGGGCCTGCCGATCGGTCGGGACCGCGTCGGGGACGCCGACCGGCGGGCCACCTCGCAGATCGGCCGCCAGGTGGCGCTGGAGATCGACAACGCCACCAAGCAGATGTCGGTGTTCCAGGACGGTCGGCTCCTGCGCCGGATCCCGGTGAGTCTCGGCAAGCCGAGCACGCCCAGTTCCAGCGGCCGGATGGTGATCATGGAGAAGCACGAGCGGACCACCTTCGACACCCGGGGTGAACCGAACGGCGGCTACGTGGTCGACGTGGACGACGCCCAGCGCTACACCTGGGGCGGTGAGTTCATCCACTCCGCCCCGTGGTCGGAGGGGGACCAGGGCAACACCAACGTCTCGCACGGCTGCGCCAACGTGTCCGCCAGCGCCGCCGACTGGTTGATGGGCATCACCCAGGTCGGGGACCTGATCACGGTGAAGGGCACCGAGGTGCCGTTGCAGCCGGGCAACGGCTGGACCGCCTGGAACGTCAGCTGGGAGGAGTTCGTGAAGGGCAGCGCCCTGCCGGTGCCGGGAAACCTGCGGCCCGCGCCGACCGGTAGTCCGGCGGCGCCGGCCGCCGGGGCGACGCCCGGTCCCGCCTCCACCGGCAGCGGCGGCTGA
- a CDS encoding alpha-ketoacid dehydrogenase subunit beta, which translates to MAATTMAKALNAALADAMADDDRVLVFGEDVGQLGGVFRITDGLLARFGDKRCFDTPLAEAGIVGFAVGLAMSGLRPVVEMQFDAFAYPAFEQIASHVAKIRNRTRGALSVPMVIRVPYAGGIGGVEHHCDSSEAYYAHTPGLKVVTPATVDDAYALLRAAIDDPDPVVFLEPKKLYFSSAEAALPATAPPIGRAVVRRAGRDATLIAYGPALPVALEAAEAAREEGWDLEVVDCRSIVPFDDETVTASVRRTGRCVVIQEAQGFAGVGAEIAARVQERCFHALHAPVLRVTGLDIPYPAPMLEHTHLPSVDRILDTVARLQWDDQPDSRWLPRLEGSAA; encoded by the coding sequence ATGGCCGCCACCACGATGGCGAAGGCGCTCAACGCCGCGCTCGCCGACGCGATGGCCGACGACGACCGGGTGCTCGTCTTCGGCGAGGACGTCGGCCAGCTCGGCGGCGTCTTCCGAATCACCGACGGGCTGCTGGCCCGCTTCGGCGACAAGCGCTGCTTCGACACCCCGCTGGCCGAGGCCGGCATCGTCGGCTTCGCGGTCGGCCTGGCCATGTCCGGGCTGCGACCGGTGGTGGAGATGCAGTTCGACGCGTTCGCGTACCCGGCGTTCGAGCAGATCGCCTCGCACGTGGCGAAGATCCGCAACCGCACCCGGGGCGCGCTCAGCGTCCCCATGGTCATCCGGGTGCCGTACGCGGGCGGCATCGGCGGGGTGGAGCACCACTGTGACTCCAGCGAGGCGTACTACGCGCACACCCCCGGGCTGAAGGTGGTCACCCCGGCCACCGTGGACGACGCGTACGCGCTGCTGCGCGCGGCGATCGACGACCCCGACCCCGTGGTCTTCCTGGAGCCGAAGAAGCTCTACTTCTCCAGCGCCGAGGCGGCGCTGCCGGCGACCGCCCCGCCGATCGGCCGGGCCGTCGTCCGGCGGGCGGGCCGCGACGCCACCCTGATCGCGTACGGGCCGGCGCTGCCGGTCGCCCTGGAGGCCGCCGAGGCCGCCCGCGAGGAGGGCTGGGACCTTGAAGTGGTCGACTGCCGCAGCATCGTCCCGTTCGACGACGAGACGGTCACCGCATCGGTACGCCGCACCGGCCGGTGCGTGGTGATCCAGGAGGCACAGGGCTTCGCCGGGGTCGGCGCGGAGATCGCCGCCCGGGTGCAGGAGCGCTGCTTCCACGCCCTGCACGCCCCGGTGCTGCGGGTCACCGGCCTGGACATCCCCTACCCGGCCCCGATGCTGGAGCACACCCACCTGCCGTCGGTGGACCGCATCCTCGACACCGTCGCCCGGTTGCAGTGGGACGACCAGCCCGACAGCCGCTGGCTGCCCCGCCTGGAAGGCAGCGCGGCATGA
- a CDS encoding Lrp/AsnC family transcriptional regulator, which produces MSAGAGRTAHPLDEVDRQIVAELVGDGRMSIRTLAERVHVSRTNAYARIERLLRDGVITGFAAQVAPEQAGLGTSAYVALTIEQNTWREVSAQLARVRYIAHAALLGGDHDVLALVRAPDNAALRDVVLGQVQSIPGVKSTRTWLVFEEFDGTHSPWA; this is translated from the coding sequence TTGTCCGCCGGGGCGGGACGAACGGCCCACCCGCTCGACGAGGTGGACCGGCAGATCGTCGCTGAACTGGTCGGCGACGGCCGGATGTCGATCCGGACGCTCGCCGAACGGGTACACGTGTCGCGCACCAACGCCTACGCCAGGATCGAGCGGTTGCTGCGGGACGGGGTGATCACCGGATTCGCCGCGCAGGTCGCCCCGGAGCAGGCCGGGCTGGGCACCTCCGCGTACGTCGCGTTGACGATCGAGCAGAACACCTGGCGCGAGGTGTCGGCGCAGCTGGCCCGGGTGCGCTACATCGCGCACGCCGCGCTGCTCGGGGGTGACCACGACGTGCTGGCGCTGGTTCGCGCGCCGGACAACGCGGCGCTGCGGGACGTGGTGCTGGGGCAGGTGCAGAGCATCCCGGGGGTGAAGTCCACCCGCACCTGGCTGGTCTTCGAGGAGTTCGACGGCACCCACAGCCCGTGGGCCTGA
- the pdhA gene encoding pyruvate dehydrogenase (acetyl-transferring) E1 component subunit alpha — MTTTSRAVRRAPSPSRRAATPPDPARELLPSAEPVRMLDPSGTPLPTTLTEPDLDQLREMHRRMVVGRRFDAQSTALTKQGKLAVYPSSRGQEACQVGAVLALREDDWVFPTYRESTALVSRGIDPVEVLTLLRGDWHCGYDPAARHTAPQCTPLATQCVHAAGLAYGEAHQGRDTVALAFIGDGATSEGDFHEGVNFAAVFKAPVVFFVQNNKYAISVPLSRQTAAPSLAYKGVGYGVPAEQVDGNDPVAVLAVLTRAVAHARAGKGPYLVEAHTYRMEPHTNADDATRYRDGAEVEVWRDRDPIVRLEAYLRARGVLDDAAVAAVTAEAEAYAADLRTRMHDKPAVDPLSLFDHVYAEPTPQLREQREQVRAELAADADREGEN; from the coding sequence GTGACGACCACATCTCGGGCGGTCCGCCGGGCACCGTCGCCCTCCCGTCGCGCGGCCACCCCGCCCGACCCGGCGCGCGAGCTGCTGCCCAGCGCGGAGCCGGTCCGCATGCTCGACCCCAGCGGCACGCCGCTGCCCACCACCCTCACCGAACCCGACCTCGACCAGTTGCGGGAAATGCACCGGCGCATGGTCGTCGGCCGCCGCTTCGACGCCCAGTCCACCGCCCTGACCAAGCAGGGCAAGCTCGCCGTCTACCCCTCCTCGCGAGGGCAGGAGGCCTGCCAGGTCGGCGCGGTGCTCGCCCTGCGGGAGGACGACTGGGTCTTCCCGACCTACCGCGAGTCGACGGCGCTGGTCTCCCGGGGCATCGACCCGGTCGAGGTGCTCACCCTGCTGCGCGGCGACTGGCACTGCGGCTACGACCCGGCCGCCCGGCACACCGCGCCGCAGTGCACCCCGCTGGCCACCCAGTGCGTGCACGCCGCCGGTCTCGCCTACGGCGAGGCGCACCAGGGGCGGGACACCGTCGCGCTGGCCTTCATCGGCGACGGCGCGACCAGCGAGGGCGACTTCCACGAGGGGGTCAACTTCGCCGCCGTCTTCAAGGCCCCGGTGGTCTTCTTCGTCCAGAACAACAAGTACGCGATCAGCGTCCCGCTGTCCCGGCAGACCGCCGCGCCGTCCCTGGCCTACAAGGGCGTCGGATACGGCGTCCCCGCCGAGCAGGTCGACGGCAACGACCCGGTCGCCGTGCTCGCCGTGCTGACCCGCGCGGTCGCGCACGCCCGCGCCGGCAAGGGCCCCTACCTCGTCGAGGCGCACACCTACCGGATGGAGCCGCACACCAACGCCGACGACGCCACCCGCTACCGCGACGGCGCCGAGGTCGAGGTGTGGCGCGACCGGGACCCGATCGTGCGCCTGGAGGCGTACCTGCGCGCCCGGGGGGTCCTCGACGACGCGGCGGTCGCGGCGGTCACCGCCGAGGCCGAGGCGTACGCCGCCGACCTGCGGACGCGCATGCACGACAAGCCCGCCGTCGACCCGCTCAGCCTCTTCGACCACGTCTACGCCGAGCCCACCCCACAGTTGCGGGAGCAGCGCGAACAGGTTCGTGCCGAGCTGGCCGCCGACGCCGACCGGGAGGGGGAGAACTGA
- a CDS encoding DUF3224 domain-containing protein, translating to MRVRAVGAVDLIWDEQPPYDDRAGGRLARVVVTKEFQGDLQASSVAHLLKAESARPGSGGYVGLERVVGTLHGRPGSFVLQHCGVMDRGTGSLTIQVVPDTGTGELAGLTGTMEILLVDGEHGFTFDYTVGS from the coding sequence ATGCGTGTCCGTGCCGTCGGCGCCGTCGACCTCATCTGGGACGAGCAACCGCCCTACGACGACCGCGCGGGTGGCCGGCTGGCCCGGGTCGTCGTGACCAAGGAGTTCCAGGGGGATCTCCAAGCCTCCAGCGTCGCCCACCTGCTCAAGGCCGAGTCGGCCCGGCCGGGCTCGGGCGGCTACGTCGGCCTGGAACGGGTGGTGGGCACGCTGCACGGCCGGCCGGGCAGCTTCGTCCTCCAGCACTGCGGGGTGATGGACCGGGGCACGGGCTCGCTGACCATCCAGGTGGTCCCGGACACCGGCACGGGGGAGCTGGCCGGGCTGACCGGCACCATGGAGATCCTGCTGGTCGACGGCGAGCACGGGTTCACCTTCGACTACACCGTCGGGAGCTGA